Proteins encoded within one genomic window of Spiroplasma endosymbiont of Agriotes lineatus:
- a CDS encoding S1 RNA-binding domain-containing protein: protein MYKKGDIVEAKCTAVLSWGVFYVIENIVDNVIENSTSLQSKPERVTGMCHISQFSDGYVKDINEFAEVDKVYRLEVLNFDVDKKQLSLSHKSLYKEEQNRGSLHIKESGSGFEDLSNNLSQWINSSEQISESDE, encoded by the coding sequence ATGTATAAAAAAGGTGACATTGTTGAAGCAAAATGTACTGCTGTTTTATCATGAGGTGTGTTTTATGTTATTGAAAACATCGTTGATAATGTTATTGAAAACAGCACTTCTTTACAGTCAAAACCAGAGCGAGTAACTGGGATGTGTCATATTAGTCAGTTTTCTGATGGATATGTTAAAGATATTAATGAATTTGCAGAAGTTGATAAAGTTTATCGTTTAGAAGTGTTAAATTTTGATGTTGATAAAAAGCAACTAAGTTTAAGTCATAAATCACTTTATAAAGAAGAACAAAATCGTGGGTCTTTACATATTAAAGAATCAGGATCAGGATTTGAAGATTTATCTAATAACTTATCGCAGTGAATTAATAGTAGTGAACAAATTAGTGAAAGTGACGAATAA
- a CDS encoding 5-formyltetrahydrofolate cyclo-ligase has translation MFNKHLLRKSSLKVRLAMVKGDKEQYDQKIINFTIDNDDFQKAKIIGLFSPIRGEINVNPLISFCFNNDKIVGLPRMQDDNSLLFYQITSFDDLVIDNDCNILQPNLQCKMLMTSEINICFLPFLAYDSIGTRIGYGKGYYDRTLVNFKNLIIGIGYSWQKTIEKITVDKNDILMHQAITEIGIERF, from the coding sequence ATGTTTAATAAACATTTATTACGAAAATCATCTTTAAAAGTAAGATTAGCAATGGTAAAAGGTGATAAAGAGCAATATGATCAGAAAATTATTAATTTTACTATTGATAATGACGATTTTCAAAAAGCAAAAATAATTGGATTATTTTCACCTATTAGGGGAGAAATTAATGTTAATCCTTTAATTAGTTTTTGTTTTAATAATGACAAGATTGTTGGATTACCAAGAATGCAAGATGATAATTCTTTATTATTTTATCAAATTACTAGTTTTGATGATTTAGTAATTGATAATGATTGCAATATTTTGCAACCTAATTTGCAATGTAAAATGTTAATGACTTCGGAAATTAATATTTGTTTCTTGCCATTTTTAGCGTACGATAGTATCGGTACTAGGATTGGTTATGGGAAAGGATATTATGACCGGACTTTAGTAAATTTTAAAAATCTAATTATTGGAATTGGTTATAGTTGACAAAAAACTATAGAAAAAATAACAGTTGATAAAAATGATATTTTAATGCATCAAGCAATAACTGAAATTGGAATTGAAAGATTTTAA
- a CDS encoding iron-sulfur cluster assembly scaffold protein: MISYNEWRKIIINHYQNPQYQGFIEHNQAIERLQPNLSCADQLNLQLVVINDVIVSARFMGYACAIATSSADLICQTITNKSKHQAIAILNNYLLMINVKDYDSVILEDLIVFTHTKKQPNRKRCSLLASTGFLIML; the protein is encoded by the coding sequence ATGATTTCTTATAATGAATGAAGAAAGATAATTATTAATCATTATCAAAATCCTCAATATCAAGGTTTTATTGAACATAACCAAGCAATTGAACGATTGCAACCGAATTTGAGTTGTGCTGATCAGTTAAATTTACAGTTAGTAGTTATCAATGATGTTATTGTTTCGGCTCGTTTTATGGGTTATGCTTGTGCAATTGCAACTTCTAGTGCTGACTTGATTTGTCAAACCATTACTAATAAATCAAAACATCAAGCAATAGCAATTTTAAATAATTATTTATTAATGATTAATGTTAAAGATTATGATAGTGTTATTTTAGAAGACTTAATTGTATTTACTCATACTAAAAAACAACCAAATCGTAAGCGGTGTTCATTATTGGCAAGTACTGGTTTTTTAATAATGTTATAA
- a CDS encoding aminotransferase class V-fold PLP-dependent enzyme, translating to MTDIKNIKKDFPFFQKNKNIVYLDNSATSLKPQCVIDNIINYYLKYSTNPHNTDFLLAHDCNENIQKIRKLVAKFINGKDSEIIFISSATFGLNQLALGLEALISKDDEILLTMAEHSSNLLPWYRLAKTKQAKIKYIGLENLTITINNIKKLLTPKTKIVSFANISNVLGTVNDTKAICQAIKQYNSNIIVIIDGAQSVGHIKTDVQDWDIDFLVFSGHKILGPTGIGVLWGKNIMLSKLAPMLLGGGNNATINENGTYSLLQGYMSFESGTQNVAGIFGLQEAIKYLQNIGLETIHNYITSLKDYAVNEIRRENLDVTIYNPNAKSGILVFNVNNVAAHDVSVNLANNHNICLRSGIHCATLIDHVLGVKSSLRASFYIYNTEEDVDKLIIALKTGGNFIDDFL from the coding sequence ATGACAGATATAAAAAATATTAAGAAAGATTTTCCCTTTTTTCAGAAAAATAAAAATATTGTTTATTTAGATAATAGTGCTACTAGTTTAAAACCACAATGTGTTATTGATAATATTATTAATTATTATTTAAAATATTCTACTAATCCTCATAATACTGATTTTTTACTAGCGCATGATTGTAATGAGAATATTCAAAAAATTCGTAAACTAGTTGCTAAATTTATTAATGGTAAGGATAGTGAGATTATCTTTATTTCTTCAGCTACTTTTGGATTAAATCAATTGGCATTAGGATTAGAAGCATTAATTTCTAAGGATGATGAGATTTTATTAACAATGGCTGAACATAGTTCTAATTTATTACCTTGGTATCGTTTAGCAAAAACCAAACAAGCAAAGATTAAATATATTGGTTTGGAAAATTTAACGATTACTATTAATAATATTAAAAAATTATTAACACCGAAAACTAAAATTGTTAGTTTTGCAAATATAAGTAATGTTTTAGGAACTGTTAATGATACTAAAGCGATTTGTCAAGCAATTAAACAATATAATTCTAATATTATTGTTATTATTGATGGTGCTCAATCAGTTGGTCACATTAAAACTGATGTTCAAGATTGAGATATTGATTTTTTAGTATTTTCTGGTCATAAGATTTTAGGGCCAACGGGTATTGGTGTTTTATGAGGAAAAAATATAATGTTATCTAAATTAGCACCAATGTTATTAGGTGGTGGTAATAATGCTACTATTAATGAGAATGGAACATATTCTTTACTACAAGGATATATGAGTTTTGAATCAGGAACGCAAAATGTTGCTGGTATTTTTGGTTTGCAAGAAGCGATTAAGTATTTACAAAATATTGGTTTAGAAACAATTCATAATTATATTACTAGTTTAAAAGATTATGCTGTTAATGAAATACGAAGGGAAAATTTAGATGTAACAATTTATAATCCTAATGCTAAAAGTGGCATTTTAGTTTTTAATGTTAATAATGTTGCTGCCCACGATGTATCAGTTAATTTGGCTAATAATCATAATATTTGTCTTCGTAGTGGTATTCATTGTGCTACTTTAATTGATCATGTACTTGGTGTTAAAAGTTCATTAAGAGCTAGTTTTTATATTTATAATACTGAAGAAGATGTTGATAAATTAATTATTGCATTAAAAACAGGAGGTAATTTTATTGATGATTTCTTATAA
- the rsmH gene encoding 16S rRNA (cytosine(1402)-N(4))-methyltransferase RsmH — protein sequence MLKHKPVLLSETLELLNIKSYGIYVDCTLGRAGHSEKILEKLTTGKLYCLEQDKQAIIDAKVILNKFHNYEIIATNFRYLKKELQLRNILQVDGIIYDLGVSSPQLDEAGRGFSYHQDGPLDMRMDQKQTLSAEVIVNNWSFKDIVNILWIYGEEKFARTIARAILKYRENSKIITTLQLVDIVKSALPMKILKKSKHHPARKTFQALRIAVNDELNSLRVSLKQSLQLLKSEGVLVVISFHSLEDRIVKTLFKEQVVPKFDPLLSKLPMPIKREPNFELLTKKVVSPCEQEIQENSRARSAKLRAIRKF from the coding sequence ATGTTAAAACATAAACCAGTTTTATTGTCAGAAACATTAGAGTTATTAAATATTAAATCTTATGGTATTTATGTGGATTGTACTTTAGGAAGGGCGGGACATAGTGAGAAAATTTTAGAAAAGTTAACAACTGGAAAATTATATTGTTTAGAACAAGATAAACAAGCAATTATTGATGCTAAAGTAATATTAAATAAATTTCATAATTATGAAATTATTGCCACTAATTTTCGTTATTTAAAGAAAGAATTACAATTAAGAAATATTTTACAAGTTGATGGTATTATTTATGATTTAGGAGTGTCATCACCACAATTAGATGAAGCGGGGCGAGGATTTAGTTATCATCAAGATGGTCCTTTAGATATGAGAATGGATCAAAAACAAACGCTATCGGCAGAAGTTATTGTTAATAATTGAAGTTTTAAAGATATTGTTAATATTTTATGAATTTATGGTGAAGAAAAGTTTGCAAGAACAATAGCAAGAGCTATTTTAAAATATCGTGAAAATAGTAAAATTATAACGACATTACAACTTGTTGATATTGTTAAGAGCGCACTACCAATGAAAATTTTAAAAAAGTCTAAACATCATCCAGCCAGAAAGACATTTCAAGCATTAAGAATTGCCGTTAATGATGAATTAAATAGTTTGCGAGTTTCATTAAAGCAATCTTTGCAACTATTAAAATCAGAAGGGGTGCTTGTGGTTATTAGTTTTCACTCTTTGGAAGATCGGATTGTTAAAACATTGTTTAAAGAACAGGTAGTTCCTAAATTTGATCCATTATTATCTAAATTACCAATGCCAATCAAACGGGAACCTAATTTTGAATTATTAACTAAAAAAGTTGTTTCTCCTTGTGAGCAAGAAATTCAAGAAAATTCTCGTGCTCGTAGTGCTAAATTAAGAGCAATCAGAAAATTTTAA
- a CDS encoding UPF0236 family transposase-like protein, whose protein sequence is MVTFHTGHKEKNYKNARRELENKRGYFLMLKVGKRINTMDYRDLLIKELQKDYLNINYDRIIVCGDGDAWIREIVNSFGNVRYILDGYHTIKKLKQTIFIFNIVFENRKVALNSWIKLYKDGNHQELIKIIRNVVKNELNKDIKTNLRKASNYFKNNKHSIHHQNLEWNIDCGIESDVSHLVKQQLGRI, encoded by the coding sequence TTGGTTACTTTTCATACCGGACATAAAGAAAAAAATTACAAAAATGCTCGTAGAGAATTAGAAAACAAACGAGGTTATTTTCTAATGTTAAAAGTTGGTAAACGAATAAATACGATGGATTATCGTGATTTATTAATTAAAGAATTACAAAAAGATTATTTGAATATCAATTATGACAGAATAATTGTTTGCGGCGATGGTGATGCTTGAATTAGAGAAATTGTCAATAGTTTTGGTAATGTTAGATATATTTTAGATGGTTATCACACTATTAAAAAATTAAAACAAACGATATTTATATTTAATATTGTTTTTGAAAATCGTAAAGTAGCACTAAATAGTTGAATTAAATTATATAAGGACGGAAATCATCAAGAATTAATCAAAATTATTCGTAATGTTGTTAAAAATGAATTAAATAAAGATATTAAAACAAATTTAAGAAAGGCGAGTAATTATTTCAAAAACAATAAGCACAGTATTCATCATCAAAATTTAGAATGAAATATCGATTGTGGCATTGAAAGCGATGTATCGCATTTAGTAAAACAACAATTAGGTAGGATATAG
- a CDS encoding UPF0236 family transposase-like protein, with protein MLKINNNVKTVENKHWFSLFTIHKNMYTNKCEQLANEYEKLDEYLYKYHYRLKQGYKVVHFAWRTITTIFGEVVFKRRRYKYWNQKLGKFKYVCLLDKEIGLLPKQRIYFDVQFKVLSFLSDGKRYRDVLDALNHCYISKASISSILNKYDIAEYFQLAEKETKNIVDIKNKNLYIQLDEKFLATLDQKVINKKPKNSFGYFSYRT; from the coding sequence ATGTTAAAAATTAATAATAACGTAAAAACCGTAGAAAACAAACATTGATTTAGTTTATTTACAATCCATAAAAATATGTACACCAACAAATGTGAACAATTAGCTAATGAATATGAAAAATTAGATGAATACTTATATAAATATCATTATCGGTTAAAACAAGGTTATAAAGTAGTTCATTTTGCTTGAAGAACAATTACTACAATTTTTGGTGAAGTTGTTTTTAAGCGACGCCGATATAAATATTGAAATCAAAAATTAGGGAAATTTAAATATGTATGTTTATTAGATAAAGAAATTGGTTTATTGCCTAAACAACGCATTTATTTTGATGTTCAATTTAAAGTTTTAAGTTTTTTGAGTGATGGTAAACGCTATCGCGATGTTTTAGATGCTCTAAATCATTGTTATATTTCAAAAGCTAGTATTTCAAGTATTTTAAATAAATATGATATTGCTGAATATTTTCAACTAGCAGAAAAAGAAACTAAAAATATAGTTGATATCAAAAATAAGAATTTATATATTCAACTAGATGAAAAATTTTTAGCGACATTAGATCAGAAAGTTATAAACAAAAAACCAAAGAATTCGTTTGGTTACTTTTCATACCGGACATAA
- a CDS encoding extracellular solute-binding protein, translating into MKKIKAMLTATIWLGSILTIFACSHSERNVIMTTYFKKGQFQWNALEKIINNFNADNVNNSEFDHRKIILKFVQNNGVEKEVNAGYYGVRKLPNLFTSYTDEVVKYSKTLQEQLVDVKIPDLSSFIDKPSIIDSYWQETMYKDKQYTVPIGKSLDLMFINKKLLLEVFAKVDGLTPQANLLLPLGDNLINYQGMNGKWKVNKSINWSKFQDQLNVLKEWNSLETMKAGIITWSSYLSLLQVTSHLLKNLANLKNLNEVYAVAMDDLLNGLYAQYANNEALNSETKTNEFLYRENSGGKFVLNLKGKSFEILQKYLSDLQKLKDLANRTSNDIKRNTGLHVKSPTATSPQGTFASILFNQSKTLIGTGSTSGVQFLLQEKRLKPEDIWALPLPFSTGGKYVIQQGPGIAMFKMNDPIKDKISEAFIKYVTSQEANEVYAFDSGYWPINKTSYEAGSSYGQKLHDAPPESYLQVIAQVWELMNSKKITTASLPLTQWGAIFRQTALKSLNIFHQDLLNASYPGRLLSEKEFLNILKRQIKDDGIHDFIIEQ; encoded by the coding sequence ATGAAAAAAATTAAGGCAATGTTAACAGCAACAATTTGATTAGGTTCGATTTTAACAATTTTTGCTTGTAGTCATTCGGAACGAAATGTCATTATGACAACTTATTTTAAAAAAGGTCAATTTCAATGAAATGCTTTAGAAAAGATTATTAATAATTTTAATGCCGACAATGTTAATAACTCGGAATTTGATCATCGCAAAATAATTTTAAAATTTGTTCAAAATAATGGTGTTGAGAAGGAAGTTAATGCTGGTTATTATGGTGTGAGAAAATTACCTAATTTGTTTACTAGTTATACTGATGAGGTTGTTAAATACTCTAAAACTTTACAAGAACAGTTAGTTGATGTTAAGATTCCCGATCTTAGTTCTTTTATTGATAAACCAAGCATTATTGATTCTTATTGACAAGAAACAATGTATAAGGATAAACAATATACAGTTCCCATTGGAAAATCATTAGATTTAATGTTTATTAATAAGAAATTATTGTTAGAAGTATTTGCTAAAGTTGATGGTTTAACTCCCCAAGCAAATTTATTATTACCACTTGGAGATAATTTAATTAATTATCAAGGAATGAATGGAAAATGAAAAGTTAATAAAAGTATTAATTGAAGTAAATTTCAAGACCAACTTAATGTTTTAAAAGAGTGAAATTCTCTTGAAACAATGAAAGCAGGAATTATTACTTGAAGTAGTTATCTTAGTTTATTGCAAGTAACTAGTCATTTATTAAAAAATTTAGCTAATTTAAAGAATCTTAATGAAGTATATGCAGTAGCAATGGATGATTTACTTAATGGATTATATGCGCAATATGCTAATAATGAGGCATTAAATTCTGAAACAAAAACTAATGAATTTCTTTATCGTGAAAATAGTGGTGGTAAATTCGTTTTAAACTTAAAAGGAAAGTCTTTTGAAATATTGCAGAAATATTTAAGCGATCTTCAAAAGTTAAAAGATTTAGCCAATCGCACGTCTAATGATATTAAGCGCAATACAGGATTGCATGTTAAATCACCAACAGCAACATCACCACAGGGGACATTTGCTAGTATCTTATTTAATCAATCTAAAACTTTAATCGGTACTGGTTCAACATCAGGAGTTCAGTTTTTGTTACAGGAAAAGCGACTTAAACCTGAGGATATTTGAGCATTACCATTACCGTTTTCTACTGGTGGTAAGTATGTTATTCAACAAGGTCCGGGAATTGCCATGTTTAAGATGAATGACCCGATTAAAGATAAAATTTCCGAAGCATTTATTAAATATGTAACATCACAAGAAGCTAATGAAGTTTATGCTTTTGATTCAGGATATTGGCCGATTAATAAAACTTCCTATGAAGCCGGCTCTTCTTATGGTCAAAAATTACATGATGCTCCGCCAGAATCTTATTTACAGGTTATTGCACAAGTATGAGAATTGATGAATTCAAAGAAAATAACAACCGCCTCGCTACCATTAACGCAGTGAGGAGCAATATTTCGTCAAACTGCATTAAAGTCATTAAATATTTTTCATCAAGATTTATTAAATGCGTCATATCCCGGAAGATTATTAAGTGAGAAAGAATTTTTAAATATTCTTAAAAGGCAAATTAAAGATGACGGGATTCATGATTTTATTATTGAACAATAA
- a CDS encoding carbohydrate ABC transporter permease: protein MNNFGKKINELLKMHCNKIGLWFKTWVSHQNVVRKTNFTQQMAGNKGWKKWISIAIRFLFLLVMAIIVVFPFYWMIITSFKTDDDLDPTKPQGLWPEIWTFKWYTYLLENSQINVGKYLFNSFLVAFLSTIFKLFICALAGFALAHYQTKFREAIFILLLSTLMIPGEAIMIGQYLLILRIVWDDTAEALVIPFIASAFTIFMLRQAFEGIPKSIVSASKIDGLSTFKFFWKVALPLVQPVLWTAGLISFIASWNAVLWPVTVLDADSKWATLPMLLWELIQVTEPGPNNPSMLRDPQHLKMASAVISILPMIVLYLLTKKRIINSVTKDGSGTKG, encoded by the coding sequence ATGAATAATTTCGGCAAGAAAATTAATGAATTGTTAAAGATGCATTGCAATAAAATTGGTTTGTGATTTAAAACTTGAGTCAGTCACCAAAATGTTGTGCGCAAAACTAATTTTACACAACAAATGGCCGGAAATAAAGGTTGAAAAAAATGAATTAGCATTGCAATTCGGTTCTTATTTTTATTAGTTATGGCTATTATTGTTGTTTTTCCATTTTACTGAATGATTATTACTTCATTTAAAACTGATGATGATTTAGATCCAACTAAGCCGCAAGGATTATGACCCGAAATTTGAACTTTTAAGTGGTATACATATCTTTTAGAAAATTCACAAATTAATGTTGGCAAGTATTTATTTAATTCATTTTTAGTAGCATTTCTTTCCACAATATTTAAATTATTTATTTGTGCTTTAGCGGGATTTGCTTTAGCACATTATCAGACAAAGTTTCGAGAAGCAATATTTATTTTGTTGTTATCAACACTAATGATTCCCGGGGAAGCGATTATGATTGGGCAATATTTGCTAATTTTGCGAATTGTATGAGATGATACCGCAGAAGCATTAGTAATTCCATTTATTGCTTCGGCTTTTACAATTTTTATGTTACGCCAAGCATTTGAAGGTATTCCGAAATCAATTGTTAGTGCTAGTAAGATTGATGGGTTATCAACTTTTAAATTCTTTTGAAAAGTAGCATTGCCATTAGTTCAACCAGTATTATGAACAGCGGGATTAATATCTTTTATTGCTAGTTGGAATGCAGTATTATGACCAGTAACAGTTTTAGATGCTGATTCAAAATGAGCAACTTTACCAATGTTATTATGAGAATTAATTCAAGTAACAGAACCAGGACCTAATAATCCAAGTATGCTAAGAGATCCACAACATTTAAAAATGGCGTCTGCTGTTATTTCTATTTTGCCGATGATTGTTTTATATTTACTTACCAAGAAACGCATTATTAATAGTGTTACAAAAGATGGTAGTGGAACTAAGGGCTAG
- a CDS encoding sugar ABC transporter permease, whose protein sequence is MASKKPIEKSLQTKSSQNFFNYLKRYYKKPNNAQKRDSTLISLIWLTPALTLLGIFMFYPIFIVARTAVNGGPEIDFKFSWKHFELVWKNHEFQIALKNSLIYSTAVVPLSLIISLIVAKLLTGIMSKWIFNFLQGIFFLPYVTSAMAVTMTFAFIFSPEGVMNTLFVLFYLEKRPWLNDANYAILVLIIYGIWKSLPFNIIMLTTALLKINNQYYQAAAIDGISKIKQLFKVTIPLVIPMLIYLFTIGLIDSFKIFPLGLYANYIQASTYQIQTVVFWIFQRRMNASYNEAAAASIILMIIILLITIVTRIISKQLSRKYS, encoded by the coding sequence ATGGCTAGTAAAAAACCGATTGAAAAATCTTTACAAACAAAATCTTCACAAAATTTTTTTAATTATTTAAAGCGATATTACAAAAAACCTAATAATGCTCAAAAACGCGATAGTACTCTTATTTCATTAATTTGGTTAACGCCAGCATTAACATTATTAGGAATATTTATGTTTTATCCAATTTTTATTGTTGCTAGAACAGCTGTTAATGGTGGTCCGGAAATTGATTTTAAATTTTCATGAAAGCATTTTGAATTAGTATGAAAAAATCATGAATTTCAAATTGCTTTAAAAAATTCCTTAATTTATTCAACAGCAGTTGTACCTTTATCATTAATTATTTCATTGATAGTTGCTAAGTTGTTAACTGGCATTATGTCAAAATGAATTTTTAATTTTTTGCAAGGTATTTTCTTTTTGCCATATGTTACTAGTGCAATGGCTGTTACTATGACTTTTGCTTTTATTTTTAGTCCTGAAGGAGTTATGAATACTTTGTTTGTTCTTTTTTATTTGGAAAAACGACCTTGATTAAATGATGCTAATTATGCAATTTTAGTTTTAATTATTTATGGAATATGAAAATCATTACCTTTTAATATCATTATGCTAACAACAGCGTTATTAAAAATAAATAATCAATATTATCAAGCTGCCGCTATTGATGGGATAAGTAAAATTAAGCAGTTATTTAAAGTGACGATACCTTTAGTTATTCCGATGTTAATTTACTTATTTACTATTGGGTTAATTGATTCTTTTAAAATATTTCCTTTAGGATTATATGCTAATTATATTCAAGCATCTACTTATCAGATTCAAACAGTTGTTTTTTGAATTTTTCAACGCCGAATGAATGCTAGTTACAATGAAGCAGCAGCAGCTTCAATAATCTTAATGATAATTATTTTATTAATTACAATTGTAACGCGAATTATTAGTAAACAATTATCAAGAAAATATAGTTAG
- a CDS encoding ATP-binding cassette domain-containing protein has translation MGVILKNISIDYGETLAINNFNMYVKTGQLVTLLGPSGCGKSTTLYAIAGLLQVNQGQIIFNDKDVTKRSPQNRNIGLIFQNYALYPHLNVFKNIALPLYQDKKFKRTVKNSNTNIRLLIKDLQDSGLNVEKQRFKNQIAILLSEYLETYDKLVNEMIVNYLADIFKFHKREAAIIYNEKHLETFRNRIHSQWYDQSRLAVHIKYCDFLNLIYHNISQLKITINNNLSSFKTTNKNFKTREINFAIDKFLLQMKYNYLNSAKNKLNALKIVMKDHQKAYNELVKNFKQQQKKDHTLQYSLIHSKYVNFFKKHQQLWDKEEQKGLDKYQKKIGNNLLAAYDVMLIKLTAIANEYYQLLPALITMKTDEQLNNELQALKQQLTSFRKEVSKSVNLVAQQVEITNQLKKRPGNLSGGQQQRVAIARAIVKAPDILLLDEPLSNLDAKLRVTTREWIRRFQQKSQITAIFVTHDQEEAMSISDYIYIMKQGVLQQVGTPHEVYNQPVNKFVAQFIGNPTMNFFNGIIDKQHNIWIDEIKIGKAIKAKPGYITIGIRPEDLKLNSDSLNTKFVNKKPLIGEISLFEELGRSAFVTIKIRNNEYVKTVCDMDEDKFYEHGEKVKINFVKKTIFLFDPETELTVEVV, from the coding sequence ATGGGTGTTATTTTAAAAAATATTAGTATTGATTATGGTGAAACATTAGCGATCAATAATTTTAATATGTATGTGAAAACAGGACAATTAGTTACTTTGTTAGGACCATCTGGTTGCGGAAAATCAACAACGCTTTATGCGATTGCGGGATTATTGCAAGTTAATCAGGGACAAATTATTTTTAATGATAAAGATGTAACTAAACGGTCACCGCAAAATCGTAATATTGGTTTAATATTCCAAAATTATGCTTTATATCCGCATTTAAATGTTTTTAAAAATATTGCTTTGCCTTTATATCAAGATAAAAAATTTAAACGAACTGTTAAAAACAGTAATACTAATATTCGGTTATTAATTAAAGATTTGCAAGATAGTGGTTTAAATGTTGAAAAACAAAGATTTAAAAATCAAATTGCAATATTACTTTCTGAGTATTTAGAAACTTATGATAAGTTAGTTAATGAAATGATTGTTAATTATTTAGCAGATATTTTTAAATTTCATAAGCGTGAAGCTGCAATAATTTATAATGAAAAGCATTTAGAAACATTTCGTAATCGGATTCATAGTCAGTGATATGATCAATCAAGATTAGCCGTTCATATTAAATATTGTGATTTTTTAAATTTAATTTATCATAATATTTCACAGTTAAAAATAACTATTAATAATAATTTAAGTAGTTTTAAAACAACAAATAAGAATTTTAAAACTAGAGAAATTAATTTTGCAATTGATAAGTTTTTACTACAAATGAAATATAATTATTTAAATTCTGCTAAAAATAAGTTAAATGCTTTAAAAATTGTAATGAAAGATCATCAAAAAGCATATAATGAATTAGTTAAAAATTTTAAACAGCAACAGAAAAAAGATCACACTTTACAATATAGTTTGATTCATAGTAAGTATGTGAATTTTTTTAAGAAACATCAACAATTATGAGATAAAGAAGAACAAAAGGGGCTTGATAAGTATCAAAAGAAAATTGGTAATAATTTATTAGCGGCTTATGATGTTATGTTAATAAAATTAACAGCAATTGCTAATGAATATTATCAGTTATTACCAGCATTAATAACAATGAAAACTGATGAGCAATTAAATAACGAATTACAAGCATTAAAGCAACAATTAACTTCATTTAGAAAAGAAGTTAGTAAAAGTGTTAATCTTGTTGCTCAGCAAGTAGAAATTACTAATCAATTAAAGAAACGACCAGGTAATTTATCTGGTGGTCAACAGCAAAGAGTGGCGATCGCGAGAGCAATTGTTAAAGCTCCAGATATTTTATTGTTAGATGAACCGTTATCTAATCTAGATGCCAAGTTAAGAGTAACAACAAGAGAGTGAATTCGGCGTTTTCAACAAAAATCACAAATTACAGCAATTTTTGTAACTCACGATCAAGAAGAAGCAATGTCAATATCTGATTATATTTATATTATGAAGCAAGGGGTATTACAACAAGTTGGAACACCACATGAAGTGTATAATCAACCAGTTAATAAATTTGTTGCACAATTTATTGGCAATCCCACAATGAATTTTTTTAATGGGATAATTGATAAACAACATAATATTTGAATTGATGAGATTAAAATTGGTAAAGCCATAAAAGCTAAACCTGGCTATATTACTATTGGTATTCGCCCTGAAGATTTAAAATTAAATAGTGATTCATTAAATACTAAGTTTGTTAATAAAAAACCTTTAATTGGTGAAATTTCTTTGTTTGAAGAATTAGGTCGGAGCGCCTTTGTAACTATTAAGATTAGAAATAATGAATATGTTAAAACAGTTTGTGATATGGATGAAGATAAGTTTTATGAACACGGTGAAAAGGTAAAAATTAATTTTGTTAAAAAGACGATTTTTTTATTTGATCCAGAAACTGAATTAACTGTAGAGGTTGTTTAA